TGCGTGGAgatggggggggtgggggggaggggggtggaggGTGGCGGAGGGAAGAGGCGGCTCCGCCGGGTCGGGCCTCCGGGGCGCCTCCTCCCGCCGCTGAGGGTAGAGccgggggaaaggaaggggttCACGGGGCTGACCCGCGACCTCACCTGCTGCTTGCCCCTCGCGTAGGGCGGCTTCGCGGCTCCCAGGTGGTGCCGTCGGGTCCGGATCttaccgccgccgccgccaccgctgCCACCCGAGGCCATGATGTGATCcggcccgccgccgccggcggCCTCCTCCCCCTCGTCCTGGTGCGGCCGCTGTGCTCCGCcgcggcccggcagcgctgTCACTGTCACCGTCCCCGCGGGGacgcgcccggcccggcccggcccggcccggcctctctccccccgcgccgctcccgcccgccACGCGCCGCGCGCGGCCTCTGGTGCGCGCGCGGGGGGCTCCCCCGCGGCCTCCGCCCCGCCCCTGCTGCGCGCGCGCGCGCTCGCGCGTCTCTCCCTGTCACGCGTCTCTCCCTTCCCCGCGTTCCCTCCGCGATCCCTCCCGCCTGCCGCTCCTCGCTCGCGCTCTCCCGCCCGGCGGCGGGGCCCCGCGCACTgtccgcccgcccgcccgcccgcggcccgagccgccgccgccgccgcaccCCCCTGCCCCGCCGACCAACCACACGCCGGCCGCCCCGGGCCGCGCGCGCGTCACCAGCCCGCGCGGGCGCGTCACACAAGCGGCGCCGGGCGGATGGCCCGGCAGCCCCCGCGCGCGCACCGCCCCCGCCCCAAGGGAAGCGggaggggccgggccgggccgggcgggctgCGCGGGAAAAGCGCTCGCCGGGATCTGCCGCGACCCGCAAAGGGATGTGGAGGGGAAAATGGCCACCCCCGCGCGCAGCTCAGGGACGCCTTGAGGGCTAAGAGCGGAGGCTTGTGCCGGGCTCCCGTCGCGGGTGACTGCACCGCCTTCTCTCCTCTTTCCGCGGCGTTTCACGGCCTGGGTCAGGTTGAAAGGGACCACAGtgagtcatctggtccaacatTCCCGCTCAAGAAGTGTCgccccagagcacatggcacaggattgtatCCACAGTTCCTTTAtttctccagtgagggagactccacagcctctctgggcagcctgttccactcGCACAGTAAAGATTTTTCCCTCGTATTTAGGAGCGATTTCCTGTGCAGAACTGCCCGTTGCCTCTTGACCTGCTGCTTGGCACCACCGAACAGAGCCCGGCTCCGTCCTTCTGACACTCTGCCCCGGGGACACAACTTACCCACGCTGAACCTCCCCTAGGGGAcagcggcgggggggggggggggcagtgtTGTTCCCTTGTCCCTGATGAGGAGCAGCGTGGAGAACGCGGCAGGAAAAACGGCACCGGGAGGTCGGTGGTGTTTCCCCAGGATGCCACTAGCGACTGGGTTTGTGTAAGCCAAGAGAAACAGCAAGATGCGGGTTTTTCATCGCTCAGTGTTGGCATATGGAAAAGAGGTAGGGGGGAATAGCTTCAACACAGCTTTTACTTCCTCAAAACATGAGGAAGAGTGCATTCATATTACAAagttaaaatgcattaaaatgtgGTTTTTTATTCTACTGAAAGTAAAGTTGAGGAAAATCTATGgtttcacattttatttttagcatcGACTTGCCCCGGGAAcgacagagcagagcagtgcagaAAATCACAAGCACCTTCCCTACGAACAAGTCAATAAAAATGTCACTCCAAACAGAGCCGTGATGCACCATGCATCCCTTccaccaaaaataaaagcattcatCCCAGCACACACCTGAATTAAGAGTGTGTGGAACTGGGAGAGGTGTGGGGGGTGAATTATGGGGGAGTCAAAAAACAAGGGTGATTCTTAAAGTATGCAGAAATGTgaacaggcagcagctgcagaggaggaaCAGCTTTTAGAAGAAATGTTACTGGGGAATGTTGTGCTGCTCTATCTCTGCTTCATACTGGCTTTTTTTGAACCTCATTGGTGTCTTCCCAGCTCTCCTACGTAACTCCTCAATTCCTTTGTCCCATTTTCATTATCTACATTAGATAAACATTACCCAATTCCCAGCAGGGTGGAATTACTTTCCAGGTATTTCTCCTCATAAACTACACTCTTATTCTCCTGCCCCACAATTGTAAATACAATTTTACATGCAGTGGGATGATTTGCAGTGATAGATGATCCCTATCCTGGAACATGTATGTTTGAATTCACCTGCAAGAACCACCTAATCTTGTGTAAATGGCTGGTGGGCTACAGCTGCTGACTAATTTTAGGATGATGGTCTGCTTCTACACTGTGCACATCAAGATCTACGTCAATGTAATTATCAAAACACAAAAACCAGTATTTCAGCCTGGATTTGTAACTCATTTTGTCCAGGAATCAATTAGCATGCTAGCTTTCAACttaggggaaggaaagggagggtAGCATAATGTGTTTCCATTATGGGAAGAGCTCGATTTACACAGGGATGTAAACTGTGCCCGTTGGTAACAGACGGGCAGTAGTAAAAATGCTGGCTTCTAAAATGGTACCTGTGTGGGGAACTGACTAAAATCACTCCTGTGCTGGTCATGTAGGAGCTGGACAATTTTAAAACAAGCTTCCCTCTTTATGCATGCTAAGAATATTAAGGTAAGCTGTAAACAAGATTTTCTCTTCCACATATGTGTCAAATGCAGCTACACTACACTTGCTCTGTAAATTCAAGTGCtgctttatttacttattttactTATTTAGAACAATTTCCATATGGTGGACATGCCTTTAATGAAACTCATGACTCAGAAATACTTGTTGATGTAGTCAAACAACATCTATTGACATGAGTCACTGAAGTTAAATAAATGTCATTAAAAATGAGACGAAACAAAaggcaaatatatatatatctccagCAGAATGATAGTGATCATCACCATTTGATCAATCTTCCCTGTGAGTTATATCTGCAAGTTACTTTGAGGTAGCGCTAGAAAGAAGCTGTTGGTCCAAGAGCATCCCTGCAAAAAGAAACATTCACGGCTTAAGTACCATTTAACCTTTTTGAACCCTTTTCAGTCTTCACCATTTTTTAGCCTGTTTCTTTCTCCCTGTTCACTGACTGCAGGATCATTAGCCCCTCAAACCATGGTACTAAAGCTTTTCTGTTCAGAGaagtggaaaacaaaaacattactCTTCTTCAAGAAATTAGTGGGTTTTAGGTAAAGGCACTATCTATCACAGCTAGGTACAATGAAGAGTTTCTAAAACCAACACTAGGTattcttcaaaaaaaccccttcatcagactttaaaaaaccccacaacattTCATCTGGGTAAAACAGACAAAACACAACCAGACAGAGAAATAGCATGGTGTTGAAAACATTGCTcccaatactttttttttcatgtttctacTGCAATCAGCTCTCTGTAGAACTGAGAGCAGGCATCTGTATGATGTACATGTTCAGGTCTTTGTGTAAGCTCGCTAATGCAGGTGGTAGTTggaccagtgctgggaagttTCCTCAGTTAAATGTCTCAGCAATGAATGCCAGCAGTTCTGATGCActcactttttcccaaatttGTGCTTACACCAAAGTTTTTTCAGTGTGTCTTTACAGTAAAGAATGTGCACTGCACACAGTATCTTTGATCCCATATATGCACTCCCAACTGGAAAGCAGGATAGACTAGAAAGGCTCAGGAGACAGAAAACAAAGTCAGAGAGCTATTTAAAACCGTATCACACAGGCTGCAATCAGCAGACTCCCTTCTTCACCTCACTTTTCTTCTATGCTGACTGGAAGAAAATATATTCCCCAACATTTCTCAGGTTTGCAGAACTAATGGCCCAACCAACCTCTTTAACTGCATTACATAAACAGTATTTTCACTATACAGGTACTTTTCACTATACAGGTACTTTACAGGCCAGAACAGAAGGTGCATGCATGTCTGAAAACAGTGTCTAATGCAGAGTGTGGAGACCTTGCTAACACGCAAAATCTGGATATATATGACAACTACACACTCTGAGGTTTATGTGCTGGGTAATACAGTGCTGATCTAAGTGAAATCACACAGCTACATGGGCTCCTCATTACATAGTTCACACATGGATCAACCTcccaaaaggcaaaaatcagcAGATACTCCATAGTATTTTTATCAAGCCAATACACACCCTTAGCATCTAATAACACAGTAAAAGGTTTCCACAAATTACTTGCTGCAGCTTAAGTATGGTGTTAGGTAATGCTATGCAAAGCAGGATATGCACTTCAAAGCAGGAAGCTTCCAGGTCTGTGCCTGGGTTATAATCTTGCATCTTGTGATGATGCTTGCTAGATACAAAATCCTTTGCCTAGCAACTGCTTTGTACTACCAAGCTCAGGCATCACAGCTGTGCACCACAACTGAAGTGAAATCAAATCCAGCATGGTTTTGAAAGTTTAACACCCCCACATCCAAATTCAAGGGGCCTGCATCTACTATCTTGAGTTTCCTCCCTTCAGCAATCCCCTGAAACAATTCTATACAGGCACACAACTAATTCCCTTTCCCATCCAGATTCTCTTTGCTTCATTTAGTCCATTTTCTGTCACATTCCCATTAATAATCTCCCTACTATCACCTTCTGAAGACTGACCAGTTCCCACCAAGGAAACATTCACCTACAAAATCTCAGTTTTCAGCCACTTTGCAACTAGTTCtctccaaagcagagaaagttgCTAAGACTGTGAGAGTAATTCCCTGCCTAAATGAGgggattttgttttctctccttctaCATATGCAGTGCACAAAATCCAGGAAAATGAAGTTCCTATAGCACACCAAAAGACCTTTCTAGTTCAGAATATCTGTATTTCATGGATAGgactccacaaaaaaaaaatcctagctGAAATTAAACTGTGAAAAGAAGAGATTCTGGTGAGCAGGTAGAAGGGACCTGCTCTGCCAAGTCATCACTCTGCAATGCAGTATTAGTTTCACATTTAAGAACAGCATATAGGTATGACCACCACTTTAATGTAATTAAgtcattaaaggaaaaaaaaagaacttactCCTATCTGCCATCCTAGCAATTATGGTTTAGACTGCCCCCAAAACACACATGGCAGTACCAAAGTGCCTCAAGTAGCTTTAGTAGCTTTCACATGTATTAGCTATATGACAATTTCTacctttttctcttcaaaaagtATTCTTGTTTCCAGCctgaatttattttattgtgCACAGTAAATAGTAACAGGAGCTTAAGCTGTCCCTAtgactggaaaatattttatacgCTTtcagataagaacagtttagaGGAAAGCCACTCAGAAGTTGCTATCAAAGCGTAGCTTTCTTCATTGCCATCTCCCCTAACCACTTTTGACTTGAATACTGGAAACTGTCATCCTACTAAAATGTTATAAACCTCATCACTATGAAACATCTGAGCATGGAGACTGAACAAATAACAGATGTTTAGGATAGGGTGCAAGTTAGTTGAAGAGTATACTGGGATACTTTAATTCCAGATaggtttttcttcctcctttaaATCACAGGGTTTTCTCCAAGGATTTTTATGTATAAGAATATGTATTATATTACAACAGTTTCTTGCTGTAAAGCATCAGTTGAGAAGACTAACAAGAAGGGCAAAAATAAAACTATCAGTAGGTATCATCCTTAGTCTTTGGAATGTTTGCAGCTATGGCATGTCAAAGTTTGCCCTTCTGTATGTTAAAACTGTGCAGATAAAGCATGTTAGGAGCTTGTAAGAGATTGCCAAGATATCTTGGAAGTATGTGAGAGCTAGTTCTTGCTAGTGCTGATGCCCATACCAAAGACAAGTGAAATACCCCTACTGCCTCCAGCTAAATTCCACAAGCCAGAAGAGAAGGTGTTTTGCATCTGTAAGTAAAATCCCTTGCTGGCCAGTTTGcagaaacaaaattttatttacaCAGGCAAGTCTATCTTTAGACCCCACTGAACTCTTTACATTTCTAGAATATTTACATGATTTCAAGATGCTCCAAGTgatgaataaaacaaaacaaagaaagattACAGAAACTGCCAAAAGcatagcaaaaaaaccccaacctatCATTGTGCTTTAAAACTTATGATCTAGAGTAATGTAGAAGAAATGTAATTTTAGCACCTTGGTCTTAACGGTCATGCTATATAAGACACTTAAATAGCAGAGGGGATGTCAGAAGTGACCGTATCCAGAGGTTGCCAGTGACAATTCATGAGGGCATCATAGAGTTCTTCACTTGTCTCCATAAATTGTCTGTTCATTTCATCAACATCCAAGTACAGCTGCGGATCTGAAAATAAAAGCCTGGTAAGTACAAGTGTCAGAACTCGGGAGGTTTGCACATAAAAACCTGAAGAAAATGCCTAACAAAGTGTACTTCAGGTAAATTTAATGATTTAATAGACTTAATAATACATCTAGTAAGATGTTTATTTGCCAATTTTAACAAAGCTAACAAGTCCAGTTTCTTTTGGAATTAGTGTATACAAATGCTAGGACTATACTGGTATTTCCATAACCCATTCTTTATCCAGTAGTCACTAGCTTGTACTGTTAAAGGGCAGAAGCATGGCTAAATTCAAGCTGCAGTGATAGAATTATCATTACCTTCAGTTATTAGGTCATCATTGATTTCAGTCATAGCTGAAGCttcctaaaaaaaaagtgttcaatCACAGTCAGTTTCAGAAAGCATcacaaatacaaaataattttatgctCCCAAATCATCCCCTCCTCCCACAACTATAAAATAAGCAGGAGCAGGTGATGTTTTGTTGGGGAAGTGTTTTTTGTGGGAtgtttgttgctttttaatggttttgttttagggtttttgtttttgtttggtttgttagTTTGTTTaggtagggtttttttgttgtttgggtttttttggggtgtggcttttttttgtttgttttggtgggtttttttgttgtttggctggggtttttttaagaaaaccaTAGTATAGTTCTGCTTGGAAGGCACTTCTGGAAGTTGTAATTGATCAACTTGCTGACCTAGATATGATCATCTTACAATTCTTTATTTTGCTTAAATCAAAGCACATCAGAAGAACAAGATGAGAGAAAGACTACAAAATTCTGCTGTCAGAACTGTTATTTGATATACATGAACAAATATTACTGTATAAATATCTAATTCTACAGATGCACTAAAGCACTTAAATCCAAAATGCTGAATATAACCTTCACACTTATCCGACTGCATGATTTCAGCTTTAGGACTTTTCTGCTCTGATTTACACAACCCACACAACTTgctatttgtttgtttttttttaattaactgttttatttttacctcAAAAACAGCTGGAGCCATAACAGCATCTCCTAAAGAGCAGTCTCCAACAGCTTGCATGCTATCATAGGGAGTATAGGAGCTGTAGTTGTAGTCAGCATAAGGATCATAATTCCACTGTGAATAGTAGTTCTGATAATCTTGATAATAATCATTATAGTTGTATGACTGGTACCGCTGGAATTCTGCTTTCAGTCTGAAACATGAGAAGTTATACACAGTTAAGAGTTTGAGAACAAAAAACTATAAACCCCATGTTGAAGTTAAACAATTTTACACTTCCAAATATACAAGGAAGCTTTTCTAAATAGTTGCCTAAGTTTTAAATCACAGCACAATACCTCATGTTTATACAGAAGCAAATTCTCTCACCTTCACCAATGCCAGGAGTAATTATTTCTGTGAATGAACTAAAGATAAATGTATCTGTATTCAGTTTGAGTACTTTTGGTATCTGTATAAGCAAGCTGCTGATAAAAATGATTTATCAAGATCAAAGACCTTTACCAAGCACTGGTGTTTTAAAAGatgctttaaaaacatttaattaGCCCTTCCatcttttgttttgttaataTTAAATCTTATTATTTTCAGAAACAAGGGGTAAAGGCTGATTATCTGTTTCAGAGGAGCATCTGACACTGCCTGTCAATTTACCATGTCTACCTTCACTTTCTCAATTTTTGGTCCATGAACAGTTGCCAAAGCATAGCTGTCAGGTGAAGTCAGCACTGTCACTATCCAGAACGAagccaaagcagcagaaaaattacaaaactcATTAGTTCTTAAGACCAaagggccaggtgattagttttcactgcttttcctctcctgaGCAGATTTCTCCCAGGGACAACTTCAAGGTGGCTAATGACAAGTATCACTGAACAAGAATAGCCTATACTAAAATAGAGATATGCTACATGAAAAAGATTGGGATAAATCAGCTGCACATTCCAAGAAATCTCCTATGCTTAGGAATTTCCTCACGGATTACATACATACAACATACAAGCAGACCTCCTGTGTTTGTAGTGTCCAAGGTCTCTATCACCACTTTGCTACAGAAAATTCAGACTGGGGCTTTTTGCCAAGAACACAAACTGAAAGAGCTCAGAAATTGTTTCCAGTGTAAGTGACTTAATGACAAACTACTCAGATGGCTGGATATTTGGATCCTGTGAGAGCATAGTACTCAGCCATTCAGAAACAGGTATAGATTAGTGGTGTGTATTTCAATGCCCACATTACATTTTTGCTTCATTATTGTGAAGCTACACATACATTCTAAGAAATAGGTATTTTATTGTCTTACTATTGTAgtaaacaaattatttcataaTGTCTCAGTCTTCTGCTTCCAACTTCTCTCCCATATCCATCTCTGTAGAAAGGAAAATCTAAAAATACTGCTGACATTCTTCTGGATAGCAGAAGTGAGGAAAACTTTCTTTGGAACCTCATTTTCAAACCAAGTTAGTCAAAGCAAATCTGGACAGTGCTCTCTTGGGTAAGAGCATTTCTgttccaaagcagtgtggcaaCATTGGCAAAATTATCCACGAAAGAGAAGCAGGAGCTGTTATTTTTAGCCTTTTAACAGAACACACAAGCTAACCTCATGAATATATACTGAAATTGTTTTATAAAAAGTTCTATTTTTGTCTGTATTCTGGATCAAAGTTTATCAAATTTGGTATCAAGTCTCTAAACTAGATTGTCTTCAACAACTGACAGAAAACTGagctggcagaaaaaaaaaccctctcaaaCCCaatcaattttaaaatttcctgcTGCCTCAATCACTTGAGAAGCAAAGAGTAGTATTCTAAACAAACCGTTCAAGTAACATCTCCTTTGGATTCTTCCCCTCCAGATTCTGTGTTTTTCCACTAAAGATACCCTTCCTCTGCCAGCCTACTTTAAAACCAACAATGTGCTACCTTGTCTAAACCAAGGGGAAAGGCCTAGAAGAAAAGCTTCCTAGCATAAAAACAAACACTTCTTGTCCCTTCTACCTTCTTCAGGCTCAAACATGAAATACTTACAAACGCATTCAGCTTCACTACTGTAAGCATTAAGGCTGGTCACAACAGCAGCTAAGCCCAAGTTATACAGTCTGGCTAGACATAAGAGTTGTATTTCCTCAGCAATCTTTAAAGAGGTTGATGAATCCAGGCAGTCAAAACATATGTTCGGTTTTGCATAGTGTACAGCCATTATAGCAAGGGCCACAGTCTTTACAAAGGCAGAGCTAGAAGAACCCGATTATTTAGAATTACCAATGTGATAATTTAGAATGTATCAATGCACAACTCATTTGTTACCTTTTAGAAATTCCTATGCTCAGCCGGATTCGTTTTCCCCCCAGACCTGGTGCATTCTGGCAGTCTTGCAGTGCCCTCATCTGATCACCTTGCTCACCAAATCTGACAAAGGCATACCCTCTACAATTTTcaaaagggagaaaacaaaTTCTAGTATTCATAACAGTTATAAAGCTAATGAATTCAACTTCTGTcttcacaaaaccagaaaatagtAGCTACTATAGCTTCTACTACCTAAGCAACCCCTCTGGCATGTGCACATGCACAGAAGATGCTTtcacaaaattaaaaacttgGGCCAGAAGCAAAGAGCTTTGTTCATAGCATTAAAACACAACTTGCTGAAAGCCAGCAAAACAATACATGTTAACTGCTATCTGTGTAAGTAACAAGATTCCATATTTCTGCACTTACAGCAGTTAATTATCAGTATTAACCCATTCCTACTGCTCTACAGCTCTagcattcttttaaaatttgctgtctcagatttccttttcttttttttttttttttttaagtttctggAATTAGTCCATTACAGACAGTGTTTTCTGAACAGCAAACTCACCCATCCCTGCTTCACTCACTGCCTGGCCAGTGTAACTTCTACTAAGCTTTATTTACTAATATTAGAAGTTCCATCTCCCAACCCCCTAAGATTTGCTAGGCCTTACACTTTTCTTCCACATGTAAAAAGGGAATTATTTTGTCCTCAGTACTGCAGATCACTAAGAGGATGTACTGCTGTAGGtaagcacagcagcacagatgTCCACACAgagctctcccttctcccaccatCTAACTGCTTTCATGCAGATATACATTCAGCTAAACTGAAGCTTAACACATTAACTTAAATCACATTAACTGCTAGAACTAACCATAAAGTTTTAGAACCTCAAGGATCTATGCTGTTAAAAAATGCCAGAGACTAATCTGTCTTCCTGACTCTGAAGAGAATTCAAAACCAGTTCAAATGCTAGTTCCTATGTTTTACTTAGAGCAACAAACATACTGTCAGCATAAACACATTTTCACAGGCATTACCTGGAATATCCCAACAGGTCTGTTGCTATTTTGCAGTCAATACATGAGGGGTACCTCTTTAGGAAATAGTCATAGAGCTGAAAATCATCTACTTCTGGAGTCAGCTCCCCAACAAATATCGAATAATCCGGTCTTTAAAAAGGTAAGAGAACCATCGTTAAATTCAAGAATAACACAGTTCATTTCAGTATTAAAGTACCTAACATACAAGCAAGTAGTTATTACTGGACAAATAAGGAGACTAAATATGAAGAGAGCATTAACTGCAAAACTCTGCTGAGCAGCATACAGAACCACAGTGCCACCACTCCAGCAAGTTCTCAATTTCTGAGTCCATTCTACCACTTTTGCAAGCATTTGAACAAAGACCCAAACTTATTAAAGAATCTTTTTAAAAGTCGGTTTTAAAAGGTCTCATTTGTTGTCTGAAGGGCAGGGCACTCAAAAATaccaagaaaaaatattaagttACAGCCATAATTCAAAAGAGCTAAGACTATTTTGACACCACATCTCAAGCAATTATGAGacagaaaccaggaaaaaaaatcttcattgtTCAAGTGGCAATAAAATTCCATAAGCAATACTTAGTGTATAGGCACCAGTTGTGCCATttcaggatttttaaaataatttatggcACTCACTAGTCATTAGCAATTTAAACAGGTAAGGGGTCAGAGTTTCTCCTTTCTAAAGGTCTTTACCTGGTTGTGTTAGTACTACTAGGGACAAACTCTATTCttcctggttttattttgttctttttcttccgTTTCTTCTGTGGTGTTCTCCACCAACTGTAGGCCTGGAgacattctcttttttttgccaTCAAGTCctgtagggagaaaaaaaaaaaatcgccTTTATAGTATTTAGCCTCATTTACATtcctccctcccactccccatcACCACAGGTGATTTCCCCATATTCACCTTGCCCTTGAAAGAAGCCTGGGGTCCCATTTCTCCCTCCGCCTCCCATGAGGGAAAGCAGCCTCTGGGGAAAACGCCTGGCAAAAATAACAGAGCCAAAGGATTGTATGAACAGCCATATTCCCCTGACTTGTCAAGCTGGCTAAAGGATtgacagcttcctctgggaattAGGGAAAAACCAGATAGCCCTTTGATGCTGGCCAATCCTAAATGTTAATTAGCTTCAGGACTGGACTGTGTTCCACTTGAGCTCCAGGATGCAAAAAACCCTGCCGCAGCACAATCTGAGTGATGAAGAGGCAGGAAAATTGTCACTCTTGCCTAGAGGGCATGTCCACTGTCCCTATCTCCCCTCACCTAGGAATTCTTCTTCTGTGAGATACCTCTCCTCAATACCCAGCAGTGAGTCACTCTCCCAGGCCAGGAACAATGACAAGAGGCCAATTAATGGAACGTAAGGAGAAAGCAGACCAGAAACAGGCACTAGCTTGGCTGAGGGAAAACTCGAACCCAGACGCAAGGCCAGGAAGAAAGAGGCATAAAAAGTGCCTCt
This genomic interval from Aphelocoma coerulescens isolate FSJ_1873_10779 chromosome 2, UR_Acoe_1.0, whole genome shotgun sequence contains the following:
- the LOC138106820 gene encoding tRNA selenocysteine 1-associated protein 1-like isoform X1; its protein translation is MGPQASFKGKDLMAKKRECLQAYSWWRTPQKKRKKKNKIKPGRIEFVPSSTNTTRPDYSIFVGELTPEVDDFQLYDYFLKRYPSCIDCKIATDLLGYSRGYAFVRFGEQGDQMRALQDCQNAPGLGGKRIRLSIGISKRLKAEFQRYQSYNYNDYYQDYQNYYSQWNYDPYADYNYSSYTPYDSMQAVGDCSLGDAVMAPAVFEEASAMTEINDDLITEDPQLYLDVDEMNRQFMETSEELYDALMNCHWQPLDTVTSDIPSAI
- the LOC138106820 gene encoding tRNA selenocysteine 1-associated protein 1-like isoform X2; the protein is MASQDLMAKKRECLQAYSWWRTPQKKRKKKNKIKPGRIEFVPSSTNTTRPDYSIFVGELTPEVDDFQLYDYFLKRYPSCIDCKIATDLLGYSRGYAFVRFGEQGDQMRALQDCQNAPGLGGKRIRLSIGISKRLKAEFQRYQSYNYNDYYQDYQNYYSQWNYDPYADYNYSSYTPYDSMQAVGDCSLGDAVMAPAVFEEASAMTEINDDLITEDPQLYLDVDEMNRQFMETSEELYDALMNCHWQPLDTVTSDIPSAI
- the LOC138106820 gene encoding tRNA selenocysteine 1-associated protein 1-like isoform X3 — translated: MGPQASFKGKDLMAKKRECLQAYSWWRTPQKKRKKKNKIKPGRIEFVPSSTNTTRPDYSIFVGELTPEVDDFQLYDYFLKRYPSCIDCKIATDLLGYSRLKAEFQRYQSYNYNDYYQDYQNYYSQWNYDPYADYNYSSYTPYDSMQAVGDCSLGDAVMAPAVFEEASAMTEINDDLITEDPQLYLDVDEMNRQFMETSEELYDALMNCHWQPLDTVTSDIPSAI